AATGCGGGGACGCCGTTCCCGGATTTCGCTGCGCTCATCCGGGCTACGAAGCCTCACTTCATCGCAAACGACGGCTTCGGCAGCAGGATCGCCCAGCCGATCTCGACGCGGCCCGGCCCACGGCGATAGGGCAGCGTGAAAGACGGCTGCACGGCGGCGTCGGGCGCGACGGTGCGGTACATCGGCGGCACGACGGTGGTGTCGGCATCGGTCCAGACGATGACGGCGCCGCGGGCACGCAGGTCGTTGAGGTCGATCCACGGCGCGCGCTCCGGCTTGCCGTCGATCAGGACGCGCGGCCGGCTCCTCGCGTAGTGCCCGATATTGCCGCCATCCCACATCGAGCCGATGACGTAGACCGGCGCCTGACCGGTGATGGCGCGGGTGCGCGCCGTGATCTCGCGCGCCAGCGCTTCGCCGGGGAAGAACACCGCGCGATAGCGGTGGTCGAAGCGCGGCAGGATTTCGTAATTGACGATAAAGGCGCCGGCCAGCGCGGCAAAGACGATGGTCCAGGTGATGACGATGCGCGCCAGGCGTTCGTCCGCGATCATGCGCCGCGCATACAGCACCAGCCACAGGCCGAGGAACAGCCACAGCGGATAGCCCCACATCGCAATGGCGCCGCGGCCGCTGATGACGCCGAGCAGCAGCACGGTGGCGATCGGGCCGAAGGCGAGCCAGGCGACGATGCGGCGGTCGAAATCGTCAGCCGGCGTGGCCAGCGGTGTTTCGCCGTCCGTCTTGCGCGGCCAGAACAAGGGCAGCGCGATAATCAGCGCCGGGATCATGAAGCCGAGTTGGCCGACGGCGAATTTGAGTGGATGCCAGAGGTGGTCGTACCAGCCGCGCGGCAGCACCGCGCGGTGCTCCGCATAGGCGAAGGGCAGGAAGTCGTTTTTGACGAGCCAGATGAGATGCGGCGTAGCGATGACGAGCGCGACAATGGCGGCCGCATAGGGACCCGGCGTCATCAGCGCCTTGCGCGCGTCCTTGTCGATCAGCGCGAAGGCGACCATCGGCGCCACGAGCACGACGACGAAGTATTTCGCCCAGAGCGACAGACCGACGGCGAGACCGAGCAGCAGCCAGTAGGTGAGGCGGCCGTGGCGCAGGCCGCGATGCAGGGCGTAGCCGGCCAACGCCCAGAACGGCAGTTGGATCACGTCATGGTTGAATTTGGCGGCGGTGTAATTGAGATAGTGCAGACCGTCGACGATCAGTACCGCGGCGAGCGCGCCGGCGGTCCCCACGACAGGCCGGGCGGCGGCGTAGACGAAGGCCAGCGCCGTGACGACCGCGATCTGGGCGAGGAGGTAATAGGCGAAGTCATGACCGGCCATGCGCCAGGCGATCTCGACCAGCCACCACGGTAACGGAGGGAGCTTGTCATAACCGAGTTGCCATTCGCGGCCATAGGTCAGGGCTTCGATCAGGTCGAGCGGCAGGTTCGGGTAGAGAAGGGTCGGCAGTGCTGTCCACACCAGCACGTGCAGGGCCAGGACCGCCACCAGCGCGCGGCGAGGTGCCGTTTCGATGGCGGCCGACAGTGAGGCGAGGCGGGATGCCGTCATGGGGAGGCGGAGTTCCGATGCGAGGCTTGCAAGGCGCCGGGCAGGAATGGCGAAGTGGCGGTAGAATAGCAAGAATTCCCGGTTGCGCGGGCGCGCCTACTCAGGGAGATTGGTGCCGACGGGCGCGAATCAGTCACGGCCGCCCGAGACCCGGGCTCGAAAGGCTCCCAGGACCCGATTTGATGCTTCGTCTCAGCGCCATTTTCATTTCGATCTGCATGGTGCTCATCGCCGGCTCGCTCGGCGCGCTCTTGTATTTCGGCCTCAAGGTCGACCCGCGTACCGCGACGATCGTCGCGCTGGCCGCGCTCGTGGCGATGGCGATCTACAACATGGTGGACAACCGCCTGCGCGACCGCGCCGTGCTCGGCGACCAGATCGCCGATCTGTCGCGCGGCACCGCCGACCTGTCGCGGCAGATGGCCGAGATGTCGCGGCGCATTGCCGCGGTGGAAAGCCGCGTCGAACAGACCGTGAGCCGCGCCCGCGGCGCCGTCGATCCGATCGCGGCGGAGATCGGCGAACTCGGCGGTCTCATGCGCCAACTGGCCGAGACCGTCGCCGCGCATGAGACCATGTTGGGCGCTCCGACCGGAATGCCGCAGCCGGCGGCATCTTCGCCTTCGTCTTATTACCCCGCCGAAGAAGCCGCT
The Pseudolabrys sp. FHR47 genome window above contains:
- a CDS encoding glycosyltransferase family 39 protein, encoding MTASRLASLSAAIETAPRRALVAVLALHVLVWTALPTLLYPNLPLDLIEALTYGREWQLGYDKLPPLPWWLVEIAWRMAGHDFAYYLLAQIAVVTALAFVYAAARPVVGTAGALAAVLIVDGLHYLNYTAAKFNHDVIQLPFWALAGYALHRGLRHGRLTYWLLLGLAVGLSLWAKYFVVVLVAPMVAFALIDKDARKALMTPGPYAAAIVALVIATPHLIWLVKNDFLPFAYAEHRAVLPRGWYDHLWHPLKFAVGQLGFMIPALIIALPLFWPRKTDGETPLATPADDFDRRIVAWLAFGPIATVLLLGVISGRGAIAMWGYPLWLFLGLWLVLYARRMIADERLARIVITWTIVFAALAGAFIVNYEILPRFDHRYRAVFFPGEALAREITARTRAITGQAPVYVIGSMWDGGNIGHYARSRPRVLIDGKPERAPWIDLNDLRARGAVIVWTDADTTVVPPMYRTVAPDAAVQPSFTLPYRRGPGRVEIGWAILLPKPSFAMK